A genomic segment from Aspergillus chevalieri M1 DNA, chromosome 7, nearly complete sequence encodes:
- a CDS encoding uncharacterized protein (COG:S;~EggNog:ENOG410PVD5;~TransMembrane:7 (o36-55i67-90o110-133i140-161o188-213i225-247o267-288i)), producing the protein MANCSMKEALTAKYIVSRQCDLPIPRRYPEADPGTIIPFVIATILFAIRMTAKFLRLGGGWGPDDYTIITAYVLAIIAFALNISMVHYGFGMNIWDIPPQDNITIAYKYFFAFVLVYKALISLAKISVCLFLLRIFQSPVFRYTTYTMIAINTAVAITWILTDSFHCIPVHLAWTGWAMEEQGTCINFIASTFANGFVNIVVDTVMVIMPVYEVSRLNLSVQKKIGVAVMLGMGLVLTTIGIVRVVIFSRNTSNTNPTFEMEPLNHWSVIECQIAIICACLPTSRALFVRVLPGANTTHDSSTARPYPTATGASSRTAAVSAFAGSGEREKGRIAKTVSYSVDIGSKTKRLTRESDGFIQLKDIEAGGERG; encoded by the exons ATGGCCAATTGTTCCATGAAAGAAGCATTAA CGGCCAAATACATCGTCTCCCGACAATGCGATCTCCCCATCCCCCGAAGATACCCCGAGGCAGACCCTGGGACGATTATTCCGTTCGTTATTGCGACGATTCTGTTTGCGATCCGGATGACTGCGAAGTTCTTGCGActtggtggtggttgggGACCAGATGATTATACCATTATTACTGCATAT GTATTGGCTATTATTGCGTTCGCGCTGAACATCTCAA TGGTGCATTATGGCTTCGGGATGAACATCTGGGACATACCGCCACAGGATAATATCACCATAGCATACAAG TacttcttcgccttcgtcCTCGTCTATAAAGCCCTGATCTCCCTCGCCAAAATCTCCGTttgcctcttcctcctccgcatCTTCCAATCCCCCGTCTTCCGCTACACAACCTACACCATGATAGCCATCAACACCGCGGTCGCGATCACTTGGATCTTAACCGACAGCTTCCACTGTATACCTGTGCACCTTGCGTGGACGGGATGGGCGATGGAGGAACAAGGAACGTGTATTAATTTTATCGCGTCGACGTTTGCGAACGGGTTTGTCAATATCGTGGTGGACACGGTTATGGTGATTATGCCGGTGTATGAGGTGTCGAGGTTGAATTTGTCGGTGCAGAAGAAGATTGGGGTTGCGGTTATGCTGGGGATGGGATTGGT ATTGACGACCATTGGAATCGTCCGCGTCGTCATTTTCTCCCGAAACACCTCCAACACAAACCCAACCT TCGAAATGGAGCCCCTAAACCACTGGTCCGTGATCGAATGCCAAATCGCCATCATCTGCGCCTGCCTCCCTACCAGCCGCGCCCTCTTCGTCCGCGTCCTCCCCGGCGCAAACACAACCCATGACTCCTCAACCGCCCGCCCCTACCCAACCGCAACAGGGGCTTCGAGCAGAACGGCTGCAGTGTCTGCTTTTGCGGGGTCGGGTGAGAGGGAGAAGGGTCGGATTGCGAAGACGGTATCATATTCGGTTGATATTGGGTCGAAGACGAAGCGCTTGACGAGGGAGTCGGATGGGTTTATCCAGTTGAAGGATATTGAGGCTGGGGGGGAACGGGGTTGA